A segment of the Aureliella helgolandensis genome:
GGTGCTGAATAGATCGGGTGAGACGTCAACGTCCACTTCAATTTTCGACATAACCCGCCACCTGCGAACCGCATTTCCGTCTGCCATATGAGCCGGGATTTCAAATCGCAAGGCAACCATTTTCGGTAGAAGCGTTTCCACGTCGAACCAGGCACGAACTGTTTCGCCACCTAGGGTCGATTCGTAGCCTTCCAGTTCTACGCCACCCAGAGTTTGCGTCCCCAGAGACACTAAGCCGGCTTCTCGTGCACGATCAACACGGATATGCCGCATCAATGATTCGATCAGCCTAGCTGGCGAATTCACGTCCATAGCCGCCGCAGCAGGCCCGTTCACTACAATGGCTTGTTGCGATTCCGACATCAGTAAAATACTGTTCTGCTTTTCTCGATCCACGATTCGGATAGTGCCAAGCTGATCATTTTCAATACGGTGCAGTGAGGGTGCGAGATAGCTCACTTTCTGGACGTTAAACTGATCCTGCGATTGTTGCAGGGCACCAGTCTCGGAGAACTGCACGTAGCACACGATTGATCGGATCTTCTCTAAACGCTCCGCGACCTGAGCGTAAACACTGCTCTGGGTAAACGGAATATTGAACCAAGCAAAACCACCGACGACAATCGCCAGGATGGAGGCGGCGAGGCATAGTCGCAGGATTTGTGACGATCTCATCCGAGGCTGTTTGCGATCAATGGCTGATTGAGAGTCAACAGCGAGAACGCGAGCTCGTTGCTTGACGCGTTCGACTGCGTCAGCGGGAACAGGGGTACTTAGGACAGCCCAAACGGCAGATTTCAGTGGGCCATCCAGTTCTGGGTGGTTCGAGTTTTCGGTTTCTTGGCTCATGACTTCTCTCCTTGGATGACGGCTAATCGGCTGGAAAGCCTTTTGCGAGCTTTGTAAAGCGTTGTGGAGACGGCTTCGGGGGAGACATCAAGGGCGGTGGCAATCTCGTTGCGCGAAAGCTGCTCGAAGTAAGCAAGACTGAAGATTGCGGCTTGCTGGGTGGGCAGACTTTCAATCTCGCCTCTCAACCAAGTTGCAAGTTCTGTTGCGATGAGTTCCTGGTCTGGCTGCGGTTCCGGCGATGGAGTGAAGTCGCCGTTCGGTAACGCCCCCGGCCTGCCTTGGTTACGTCGCAGGCGATCAAGCGCTCGAACCGTGGCCAAGCGGACCATCAGTCCCGTCCATGTCCGGACCATTCCCGATCGATGAACCGACATCGCCTCAGTGAAGACTTCTTGGCTCACATCCTCTGCGTCATGAACGGAGCCGAGGATGCGATAGGCGATGCGGAAAACTCGTTCCGCATGCTGATGAATGACTGCGCTCCAGTCGGGGGGCTCGGTGTCGGACACATTGGTTCTCCCTTGAGGATGTTGGTGACAACCGAATGGTCGATTCAAAACGCCCGGCATAACCTCGGAAGTCCGAATTTACTTCATTGGCCCGTATTAAGCCGTCAATCTATCTCCAGGACGCGCAATTTTGGCGTCCTCGCTACGCATTCGCAGCGGCTGAGCGGCTGACTTGCCGCATATTTTTCCAACTTTGGTGTGGGGCCAGGGGGGGGGGGCAGTGCACATTGCTCGGTGGGGGGGTGGGGACAGTGCACATTGCTCGGTGAACATTGGTGTGGGGCCAGGGTGGTGTGGGGCCAGTGCATTGGTGTGTGGCCAGTGCACGATGCTTCGGTGCACGATGCTTCGATGGCAAACGGCGGGCACCGCTTCAAGGACAGGTGCGTTAGACTGGGGGAATCCGAGTTTCGGGCGGTGCTGTCCAGCGCCCACGCGCTCTGCACCTGTTTTGGGTGAGGTTAGCGATGACCGGCCGACGGGCAGCGGTCCGCTGGCAACCACGGAGTGCTTGACGATTGCAAGGATCTTCAAGCGACAACAACGCGACGAACTACCATTTCAGCGAGTTCGGAACAAAATGGGACTTCCCGTGTTACAGGCAACAGACTCAAAAGATGCTAAAGCTGGAGAGACAAGCATGCATAGACTTCTTCGATCGACTTACTGCCTGGCCTGGTTCGTCGTGGTGAATGCCGTGGCGAGTTTGCCAGCCTACGCACAGGCTCCAAGCGACCAGACGCCGCGTCTTCAACGCGCCACAAACGCACTCGAGGGCGTGATCGCTCACCGTGATGTGGCTTATGTGAAAGATGGCGACGCTCGCCAGCGACTTGACCTTTACTTACCAGACGCCACTGAGCCGCTTCCCGTGATTGTGTGGGTTCACGGTGGCGGCTGGCAAAGCGGTAGCAAAAATGGCTGTCCGCCACTGCGCGCCGGTTACACGAAGCAAGGTTATGCAGTTGCGAGTATCGGTTATCGGCTTAGCGGTCAGGCTCCATTTCCTGCACAGATTGAAGACTGCAAGGCTGCCATTCGCTGGATTCGGGCTCACGCCGATGAGTTCAACTTAGATCGCGAGCGGATTGGCGTTTGGGGGAGTTCCGCTGGGGGCCACCTCGCTGCACTTGTTGGAACCAGCGGTGGTTTCGAGGAGTTTGACGTGGGCCAGCATCTGGATCAGTCCAGTGCCGTTCAGGCGGTTTGCGATTATTACGGCCCAACCGATTTCAAGGTCTTTGTCCAAACGCCTCACTACGAGCGCCATGCCGAAACGCAATCACCGGAGAGCAAGTTGCTCGGTGGTGCCGTGTTGTTGAATCCCGACAAGGTCAAACGCGTGAATCCGATGACCTACATCGCTGGAG
Coding sequences within it:
- a CDS encoding RNA polymerase sigma factor; its protein translation is MSDTEPPDWSAVIHQHAERVFRIAYRILGSVHDAEDVSQEVFTEAMSVHRSGMVRTWTGLMVRLATVRALDRLRRNQGRPGALPNGDFTPSPEPQPDQELIATELATWLRGEIESLPTQQAAIFSLAYFEQLSRNEIATALDVSPEAVSTTLYKARKRLSSRLAVIQGEKS
- a CDS encoding alpha/beta hydrolase; translated protein: MHRLLRSTYCLAWFVVVNAVASLPAYAQAPSDQTPRLQRATNALEGVIAHRDVAYVKDGDARQRLDLYLPDATEPLPVIVWVHGGGWQSGSKNGCPPLRAGYTKQGYAVASIGYRLSGQAPFPAQIEDCKAAIRWIRAHADEFNLDRERIGVWGSSAGGHLAALVGTSGGFEEFDVGQHLDQSSAVQAVCDYYGPTDFKVFVQTPHYERHAETQSPESKLLGGAVLLNPDKVKRVNPMTYIAGDDPSFLIVHGDRDATVPLNQSELLFKALKNAGVPVHFHTIQGAGHGGPAFNEPGIGEMVRDFWEHNLKQLNTERPQPSASTSESRASETPNPGQAPPRGSGRSRLKWENVVAAQDHDQDGRISEEEFRGGAMLWKRLDRNGDGFVSESEHRTAFPGRSASE